A stretch of Camelina sativa cultivar DH55 chromosome 18, Cs, whole genome shotgun sequence DNA encodes these proteins:
- the LOC104760644 gene encoding uncharacterized protein LOC104760644 produces MDHFRCSSTNKMARTHVVVGSRPCCFICAMEEKDPCVRKAWLELSLRDLHMTRDDTELALTLSFIWRYAMADPENPEFPSLGVFECMTRLMKKGLEDVEWVMTGQNVYVPYYAVHIIGSYTMKKPEFAVKAVESGVIAPLLELMTGKMSWVEQRVVVRALGHLASYERTFEAVAAYENEVVRLAMEIATTCVDVVYEEFVSVQAKEGRVRYHCDLLTRGLGGLEMEDQKAEEWASQLQCWSLHLLNCFAYKQRSISLICNKKFLKELSQMWGGLVNHTSRAGIGLIRILCYSKQGRAHVSGSREMILSLCNLSRSSDDWQYMGIDCLLLLLKDQETRYKVIEMSLFYIVDLVEVKALNVRPNLGDRITKVLLMHYNTKKGCLYTQKVQKALKELWRNKVERRKREKKMMSENQELLAETSVVVNLIKQQANQLLCVGNLEGAIRCYNEAIGICPLKLRRKRMNLYSDRADCYLLLGDVDAAISDCTRALCLAEPVNSHGKSLWTRSRAYDIKGLSRESLMDCIMFVNGRCFRGKIPYYAAQMISKQMEATWLFEKARAAKLSRLMLKEKNHLTGLSMIAEEPEKKKKEGMVMERKKPDHLH; encoded by the exons CAGTAGTACAAACAAGATGGCCAGGACCCACGTTGTTGTCGGTTCCAGACCGTGTTGCTTCATCTGTGCCATGGAGGAAAAAGACCCTTGTGTAAGAAAAGCATGGTTAGAGTTATCTCTGAGAGATTTGCACATGACAAGAGACGACACAGAGCTCGCTCTCACACTTAGTTTTATTTGGAGATACGCCATGGCCGACCCTGAGAACCCTGAGTTCCCGTCTCTTGGGGTCTTCGAGTGCATGACAAGGTTAATGAAGAAAGGTCTTGAGGATGTAGAATGGGTAATGACTGGCCAAAATGTGTATGTTCCTTACTATGCTGTTCATATCATTGGATCTTACACCATGAAGAAGCCTGAGTTTGCTGTAAAAGCTGTGGAGTCTGGAGTTATAGCTCCATTGCTTGAGCTTATGACTGGAAAGATGAGTTGGGTCGAGCAAAGAGTCGTTGTTAGGGCGTTAGGTCACTTGGCGAGCTACGAGAGGACGTTTGAGGCAGTGGCAGCTTACGAGAATGAAGTGGTGAGATTAGCCATGGAGATTGCAACGACATGTGTTGATGTTGTGTATGAAGAGTTTGTGAGTGTTCaagcaaaagaaggaagagtgAGGTATCACTGTGACTTGCTTACTAGAGGACTTGGAGGGTTAGAGATGGAAGACCAAAAAGCTGAGGAATGGGCAAGTCAGCTCCAATGCTGGTCACTTCATTTACTCAATTGCTTTGCTTACAAGCAAAGGTCTATTTCTCTTATTTGcaacaaaaaatttctcaagGAGCTTAGCCAAATGTGGGGTGGATTGGTTAACCACACGTCTCGTGCAGGCATCGGACTGATCCGGATTCTTTGTTATAGTAAACAAGGGCGAGCGCATGTCTCAGGATCAAGAGAAATGATATTGAGTCTATGCAACCTCTCTCGGTCTTCTGATGATTGGCAATACATGGGTATAGATTGTCTTTTGCTGCTTCTCAAAGACCAAGAAACAAGGTACAAAGTCATTGAGATGTCATTGTTTTATATAGTAGACCTAGTTGAGGTTAAAGCTCTTAACGTCAGACCAAACCTAGGAGATAGAATAACTAAGGTTCTTTTAATGCATTACAACACAAAGAAAGGTTGTCTCTACACTCAGAAAGTTCAAAAAGCCTTGAAAGAACTATGGAGGAACAAAGTAGAGAGGAGAAAGAGggagaaaaagatgatgagTGAGAATCAAGAATTGCTGGCAGAGACAAGTGTTGTTGTGAATTTGATTAAACAGCAAGCAAACCAATTGCTTTGTGTAGGAAACTTAGAGGGAGCTATTAGATGCTACAACGAAGCGATAGGCATATGCCCTTTGAAACTTAGGAGAAAGAGAATGAATCTATATAGCGACAGAGCAGATTGTTACTTACTCCTTGGAGATGTAGATGCGGCCATAAGTGATTGCACAAGAGCTCTTTGCTTGGCGGAACCAGTGAATTCGCATGGTAAAAGTCTTTGGACAAGATCAAGAGCTTATGACATCAAAGGGCTTTCAAGAGAAAGCTTGATGGACTGTATCATGTTTGTCAATGGCCGCTGCTTTCGTGGTAAAATCCCTTACTACGCTGCTCAAATGATCAGCAAACAGATGGAGGCTACGTGGCTGTTCGAAAAGGCTAGAGCAGCAAAGCTTAGCAGGTTGATGCTCAAGGAGAAAAATCACTTAACCG GCTTGTCGATGATCGCAGAAGAacccgagaagaagaagaaggaaggaatgGTGATGGAAAGGAAGAAACCTGATCACTTACATTGA